Part of the Planctomycetia bacterium genome is shown below.
AAACAGACGTTCGACGCCATCTACGAAAACGGGCTCTTGAGGCCGCTGGAGCCACTGAATCTCACCGACCATGAGCGGGTGAGCGTCACTGTCGAAAGTAGTGGCGAGGGTCAATGGCTCGACGTCGAGGCAATCGACTGGGCCTCGAAAGAAGGGGATGCCACGATTTCGGTGGAGGAGGTTCGTTCCCGTCTGGCCAAACTTGGCTCTTCACTTTCCGAGTCTGTAATCGTCGAACGTGCCTTGTAGAGTACTGAACTTCTCTCGACCGATTCGACCGGCCTATCAATTAGTCGACTTGGTCGCGCGCTCCTTGCGTGCACCGCGTTTTGGCGCCGCCTTCTCCGCTTCCACTTTGCTCATGACCAGCTTCTGCTGGTCGGAGTCGATCTTGTAGCCGAATTTGTCGAGGAACGTCTGGCCTAGTAGCGGCGCGGCGTTCGGAAGTTCCGCCGGCATGACGACGCATTCGACGTTTTCGACTTTGAATTTCCCGACGCGGATTTCCTTGGCGAAGACTTTGCGGCCCGGCACGATGCTGCCGTCGGCCATTGACATTTGCATTAGTTCGCTATTCTCGTCCGGTTCCAGGCCGACCGCCTTGGCTAACGCGTAAGGCAACGAGACGATGCTCGCGCCGGTGTCGATGGCCATCTCGTGCGTGTTGCTGGCTTCGCCGTTGAAGACCACGGCTACGAAGAACAGCCCACCTTCGCGACGCAGCGGGATTTCCTCGCTGAGGACTTTCTCTTCCAGCTTCGCCAGCGCTTTGACACTGGCCGCGAATCCCCGCGAGGGGCCGAGCCCGTATTCCTTGGGCTGGCCTTCGTTGAATTCCGCGATCAGCGCCGTGACGTCGCTGTCGTCGGCGAGCAATTTGTACTGCGCTTCCGTCTTGCCGACGAGCGACCGGGCGTCGAGCAAGGCCTGCACGTACTTTTCGCGCCCTCCCGCCGCGGCGGCGCGGGCGCTATCGACGGCCTTTTTCATCTCCTCGCCATTTTCGAGCCGCACAATCTCGGCTTCCAACTCGTTGATGGCCGCGACCATCTGATTGTGCTCTTTCACGTTCCGAGCATTCGTTAACTGCCGCGTCAGCGCGGCGCGGCGTTGAAAGCACTCTTGCACGTACTGCTTGGCGTTGGCCGCGTGTTCTTCGACTTGCAACAGTTCGCGCTCGACGAC
Proteins encoded:
- a CDS encoding antitoxin family protein, whose translation is MKQTFDAIYENGLLRPLEPLNLTDHERVSVTVESSGEGQWLDVEAIDWASKEGDATISVEEVRSRLAKLGSSLSESVIVERAL
- a CDS encoding retropepsin-like aspartic protease; the protein is MRRLLPLISLAIALTISTESRADSKSAEAALKEQGLKRNGVNFCVPEEQQLAKILKDARAMQKDLLVVERELLQVEEHAANAKQYVQECFQRRAALTRQLTNARNVKEHNQMVAAINELEAEIVRLENGEEMKKAVDSARAAAAGGREKYVQALLDARSLVGKTEAQYKLLADDSDVTALIAEFNEGQPKEYGLGPSRGFAASVKALAKLEEKVLSEEIPLRREGGLFFVAVVFNGEASNTHEMAIDTGASIVSLPYALAKAVGLEPDENSELMQMSMADGSIVPGRKVFAKEIRVGKFKVENVECVVMPAELPNAAPLLGQTFLDKFGYKIDSDQQKLVMSKVEAEKAAPKRGARKERATKSTN